One Candidatus Kinetoplastibacterium oncopeltii TCC290E genomic region harbors:
- the leuD gene encoding 3-isopropylmalate dehydratase small subunit, which translates to MQEFNVYEGLVAPLDRENVDTDLIIPKQFLKSIKRTGFGPNLFDELRYLDHGEPGMDNSIRPLNKDFVLNKDRYKNSTILLTRKNFGCGSSREHAPWALTQYGFRVIIAPSYADIFFNNSFKNGLLPIVLSENDVDSLFELVKNQPGYRIKVDLINQVVITTDGKKINFDIEPFRKYCLVNGLDDISLTLQHKENIREFEDVHLKEHPWLNI; encoded by the coding sequence ATGCAAGAATTCAATGTATATGAAGGTCTAGTAGCTCCGTTAGATAGAGAGAATGTCGATACCGATCTTATTATCCCTAAGCAATTTTTAAAATCGATTAAGCGTACAGGTTTTGGTCCAAATTTGTTTGATGAATTAAGATATTTGGATCATGGCGAACCAGGAATGGATAATAGCATCCGTCCTTTAAATAAAGATTTTGTCCTTAATAAAGATAGGTATAAAAATTCTACTATATTGCTTACTAGGAAAAATTTTGGTTGCGGATCAAGTAGAGAACATGCACCTTGGGCTCTTACCCAATATGGTTTTAGGGTTATTATAGCCCCATCTTATGCCGATATATTTTTTAATAATAGTTTCAAGAATGGTTTATTGCCGATTGTATTATCTGAAAATGATGTAGATTCTTTGTTTGAGTTAGTAAAGAATCAACCTGGTTATAGAATTAAAGTAGACTTAATTAATCAGGTTGTTATAACAACTGATGGTAAAAAGATAAATTTTGATATAGAACCATTCAGAAAATATTGTCTAGTTAATGGACTTGATGACATAAGTCTTACATTGCAACATAAAGAAAATATTAGAGAGTTTGAAGATGTTCATTTAAAGGAACATCCTTGGTTAAATATTTGA